One window of the Montipora foliosa isolate CH-2021 chromosome 4, ASM3666993v2, whole genome shotgun sequence genome contains the following:
- the LOC137999494 gene encoding uncharacterized protein isoform X1 gives MERDIRTLRRSKLMNYSEFRTMTTALEQYYKDVKIAILTGRREAKDLDMRPYLYDEGDPYDKPFYGTLLKMLSEVATTKYFDKQHEDLLKIYKWYKANKKLISSPPKIPIPSSEKNETSSDGYGSFEEEEGKEESEELTKVPRLHLRPKTAPAVEGCRGVRYVTWNEAQQQNGSKSPLSASKAFKQQRNDWARDSLTRSLRISAYGPAHPSSGSFTDQDVESGRHINRPGTAPAIFRSARGRVNHQQLKTFILRPTNSNSAPYSSPVVSPPSSPRDTPMPSSRTRSPLSPQFSSDIVKEPSVKLSSRVAKDKVIPHETIREVETSGRNAEITDNTDSGEKLTPHELLKDASPSEMEEILENQKKEEALLEEQHELLQKKLLHDYDNYVSELGSSQQKKLDVEIVNGTVTLMNDAEKSWKPVQQAQESRKTVQASPVGTYDLSTSDVIPSYSIMYSPANGHVRSRSDNSLQRSSASSGKHFRHSTAPYNYPQEVIKVDAVLGLVTPIGAQMEHDRERVIKEQIFPSGHRQPVIRVPSTIPPNAQSHFPVSEGSSSTLDSPMTNFESRNVPGDLSLNEQEIPANENSSSRPAAENSESKSMELKVREPKLTPERNPRDYTVHFPQEKSQEPAVTKSYKISGPVTPDTIRYQWTDDGFGHRTYLKRLKKQSPTSPRGGGKQTTIQSQVTMPTGTRSLDKRTLASLVLVKHLGEADRRNIDRVALPQTGRLIYGPTHVNATADYSYNLEYMPICQPVGPRLGECENPSTVNWYLQGEHGLYRETSKGQTGSSDDAKIRFYDVRIPKDKTLMVEGHRVGPDDKKKEPIASWQQKGIESPSAGSIDNSHNSAITKTRDTLRPSSSARPSSPRPSSLARPSSPGFSSTARPSSPRPLSAARPSASAGPRKVIPIPTAGRSSRPSSALSVCSSHDHGSNTPNFTVRSFNHFCWDEDYLLTEDYMRQREVWAAVNIQRIFRGFMARRYLKELRVADVERQRKAAITLQSNFRGFLTRKRQMEQKLDEYTPSSRDLEWARKYKQDLKKREDARKQKNQYALFIQNRDAEKQEQQIKQIQAHQHIFDVFHPTPEGPTKAEKKAAAITIQRYFRGWFVRRMLWKSKEKVTAFIS, from the exons CTCATGAATTACTCAGAGTTTCGTACAATGACCACTGCTCTTGAGCAATACTACAAGGATGTCAAGATTGCAATTCTGACAGGAAGGAGAGAGGCCAAAGATCTGGATATGAG ACCATATTTATATGATGAAGGAGACCCATATGATAAACCATTCTATGGAACATTATTGAAGATGTTATCGGAAGTTGCAAC GACAAAGTACTTTGATAAACAGCATGAGGATTTGTTGAAAATTTACAAGTGGTACAAAGCCAACAAAAAGCTGATTTCATCTCCCCCT AAAATTCCAATACCAAGTTCTGAAAAGAATGAAACAAGCTCTGATGGATATGGAagctttgaagaagaagaaggtaAGGAAGAATCAGAAGAACTTACTAAAGTTCCAAGGCTTCATCTGCGGCCAAAGACAGCACCTGCAGTTGAGGGATGCAGGGGGGTGAGATATGTGACCTGGAATGAGGCCCAGCAGCAGAATGGATCAAAAAGCCCATTGTCAGCTTCCAAGGCAtttaaacaacaaagaaatgatTGGGCAAGG GATTCTCTTACCCGGAGTCTTCGCATTAGTGCATATGGTCCAGCACACCCAAGTAGTGGTTCCTTCACCGATCAGGATGTTGAATCGGGAAGACACATCAACAGACCAGGCACTGCACCAGCCATCTTTAGGAGTGCTAGG GGAAGAGTAAATCATCAACAGCTTAAGACCTTCATTCTGAGGCCAACGAACAGCAATTCTGCTCCTTATTCATCTCCAGTGGTGTCACCCCCATCATCGCCAAGGGATACCCCAATGCCTTCCAG TAGAACTAGATCTCCTTTGTCGCCCCAATTCAGCTCTGACATTGTAAAAGAACCGTCAGTAAAATTGTCCTCAAGAGTAGCAAAAGACAAAGTCATTCCTCATGAAACCATCAGAGAGGTCGAGACGAGCGGTAGAAATGCCGAAATTACTGATAACACAGATTCAGGAGAGAAACTAACTCCACATGAGTTGCTCAAAGATGCTTCTCCCTCAGAGATGGAGGAGATACTTGAGaaccaaaaaaaagaagaggCTCTTTTAGAAGAACAACATGAACTCTTGCAGAAGAAGCTTCTTCATGATTACGATAATTACGTGAGTGAACTGGGCTCTTCACAGCAAAAGAAGCTTGATGTAGAAATTGTTAATGGAACCGTCACGTTAATGAACGATGCGGAAAAGAGTTGGAAACCTGTGCAACAAGCTCAGGAAAGTAGGAAGACTGTGCAGGCGTCCCCAGTCGGGACTTACGATCTTTCTACCTCTGATGTAATACCAAGTTATTCAATCATGTATTCGCCAG CTAACGGTCACGTGAGAAGCCGATCGGACAACAGCCTTCAGCGATCGAGTGCCAGTTCAGGGAAACACTTTAGACATTCGACGGCGCCGTACAATTA TCCACAGGAGGTTATCAAAGTTGACGCCGTCCTTGGACTTGTAACTCCCATCGGTGCACAAATGGAACACGACCGGGAAAGG GTGATAAAAGAGCAAATATTTCCATCAGGACACAGACAGCCCGTTATAAGAGTTCCATCTACAATACCACCAAATGCTCAATCACACTTCCCTGTTAGTGAGGGATCATCAAGCACATTAGACAGTCCTATGACGAATTTTGAATCAAGGAATGTTCCAGGCGACTTGTCTCTAAATGAGCAGGAAATTCCAGCTAATGAGAATTCTTCTTCCCG ACCGGCCGCGGAGAATTCTGAAAGCAAATCAATGGAACTTAAAGTTAGGGAACCGAAGCTTACCCCTGAGAGAAACCCTAGGGATTACACCGTACACTTTCCACAAGAGAAGTCGCAAGAGCCTGCTGTAACGAAGAGCTACAAGATATCAGGACCAGTTACACCCGATACCATCAGATATCA GTGGACTGACGACGGGTTTGGTCACAGAACATACCTCAAGAGACTTAAAAAACA GTCCCCGACGTCTCCACGTGGTGGAGGAAAGCAAACCACGATCCAGTCTCAGGTCACAATGCCAACCGGCACTCGGTCTTTGGACAAAAGGACCCTGGCATCTCTTGTGCTGGTCAAACATCTGGGTGAAGCGGATAGAAGAAACAT TGACCGCGTAGCACTACCACAGACCGGCAGGCTGATTTACGGACCAACTCATGTGAACGCCACTGCTGACTATAGCTACAATCTGGAATACATGCCAATCTGCCAGCCTGTTGGACCTAGACTGG GAGAGTGCGAGAATCCATCAACAGTCAACTGGTATTTACAAGGAGAGCATGGTCTTTACCGAGAGACATCTAAAGGTCAAACTGGATCCAG TGATGATGCCAAGATTCGCTTCTACGATGTACGGATTCCAAAAGACAAAACGTTGATGGTGGAAGGACACCGTGTCGGTCCAgatgacaaaaagaaagaacctATAGCGTCCTGGCAACAGAAAGGCATCGAATCCCCATCAGCGGGCAGCATAGACAACAGCCATAATAGCGCAATTACTAAAACCAGAG ATACTCTACGGCCCTCGTCGTCGGCTCGGCCGTCCTCACCGCGTCCCTCGTCGTTGGCTCGACCTTCCTCACCGGGTTTCTCGTCAACGGCTCGGCCATCCTCGCCACGCCCTTTGTCGGCTGCTCGTCCGTCTGCGTCGGCCGGTCCTCGTAAGGTGATTCCAATCCCCACTGCTGGTCGTTCCTCCAGGCCCTCATCAGCTCTGAGCGTCTGCAGTTCTCATGATCACGGCTCAAACACTCCAAACTTCACAGTTAGAAGCTTCAATCACTTCTGTTGGGATGAAGAC TATTTATTAACAGAAGACTATATGAGACAGCGAGAAGTCTGGGCAGCGGTTAATATACAAAG GATTTTTCGAGGCTTTATGGCGAGAAGGTATTTGAAAGAATTGAGGGTCGCAGATGTGGAGCGGCAGCGTAAGGCTGCCATTACTCTTCAAAG caactttcgGGGATTTCTTACCCGCAAAAGACAAATGGAACAGAAATTGGATGAGTATACTCCAAGCTCACGTGACTTAGAATGGGCTCGAAAATACAAACAGGATTTGAAGAAGCGAGAAGACGCCAGAAAGCAGAAAAATCAGTACGCTCTTTTTAT ACAAAACAGAGATGCCGAGAAACAAGAGcagcaaataaaacaaatccAAGCTCATCAACATATATTCGA TGTGTTTCATCCGACGCCAGAGGGGCCAAcgaaagcagaaaagaaagctGCTGCTATCACAATACAAAG ATATTTTAGAGGCTGGTTTGTTCGTCGAATGTTATGGAAATCGAAGGAGAAGGTAACAGCATTCAtcagttaa
- the LOC137999494 gene encoding uncharacterized protein isoform X2: MERDIRTLRRSKLMNYSEFRTMTTALEQYYKDVKIAILTGRREAKDLDMRPYLYDEGDPYDKPFYGTLLKMLSEVATTKYFDKQHEDLLKIYKWYKANKKLISSPPKIPIPSSEKNETSSDGYGSFEEEEGKEESEELTKVPRLHLRPKTAPAVEGCRGVRYVTWNEAQQQNGSKSPLSASKAFKQQRNDWARDSLTRSLRISAYGPAHPSSGSFTDQDVESGRHINRPGTAPAIFRSARGRVNHQQLKTFILRPTNSNSAPYSSPVVSPPSSPRDTPMPSRTRSPLSPQFSSDIVKEPSVKLSSRVAKDKVIPHETIREVETSGRNAEITDNTDSGEKLTPHELLKDASPSEMEEILENQKKEEALLEEQHELLQKKLLHDYDNYVSELGSSQQKKLDVEIVNGTVTLMNDAEKSWKPVQQAQESRKTVQASPVGTYDLSTSDVIPSYSIMYSPANGHVRSRSDNSLQRSSASSGKHFRHSTAPYNYPQEVIKVDAVLGLVTPIGAQMEHDRERVIKEQIFPSGHRQPVIRVPSTIPPNAQSHFPVSEGSSSTLDSPMTNFESRNVPGDLSLNEQEIPANENSSSRPAAENSESKSMELKVREPKLTPERNPRDYTVHFPQEKSQEPAVTKSYKISGPVTPDTIRYQWTDDGFGHRTYLKRLKKQSPTSPRGGGKQTTIQSQVTMPTGTRSLDKRTLASLVLVKHLGEADRRNIDRVALPQTGRLIYGPTHVNATADYSYNLEYMPICQPVGPRLGECENPSTVNWYLQGEHGLYRETSKGQTGSSDDAKIRFYDVRIPKDKTLMVEGHRVGPDDKKKEPIASWQQKGIESPSAGSIDNSHNSAITKTRDTLRPSSSARPSSPRPSSLARPSSPGFSSTARPSSPRPLSAARPSASAGPRKVIPIPTAGRSSRPSSALSVCSSHDHGSNTPNFTVRSFNHFCWDEDYLLTEDYMRQREVWAAVNIQRIFRGFMARRYLKELRVADVERQRKAAITLQSNFRGFLTRKRQMEQKLDEYTPSSRDLEWARKYKQDLKKREDARKQKNQYALFIQNRDAEKQEQQIKQIQAHQHIFDVFHPTPEGPTKAEKKAAAITIQRYFRGWFVRRMLWKSKEKVTAFIS, from the exons CTCATGAATTACTCAGAGTTTCGTACAATGACCACTGCTCTTGAGCAATACTACAAGGATGTCAAGATTGCAATTCTGACAGGAAGGAGAGAGGCCAAAGATCTGGATATGAG ACCATATTTATATGATGAAGGAGACCCATATGATAAACCATTCTATGGAACATTATTGAAGATGTTATCGGAAGTTGCAAC GACAAAGTACTTTGATAAACAGCATGAGGATTTGTTGAAAATTTACAAGTGGTACAAAGCCAACAAAAAGCTGATTTCATCTCCCCCT AAAATTCCAATACCAAGTTCTGAAAAGAATGAAACAAGCTCTGATGGATATGGAagctttgaagaagaagaaggtaAGGAAGAATCAGAAGAACTTACTAAAGTTCCAAGGCTTCATCTGCGGCCAAAGACAGCACCTGCAGTTGAGGGATGCAGGGGGGTGAGATATGTGACCTGGAATGAGGCCCAGCAGCAGAATGGATCAAAAAGCCCATTGTCAGCTTCCAAGGCAtttaaacaacaaagaaatgatTGGGCAAGG GATTCTCTTACCCGGAGTCTTCGCATTAGTGCATATGGTCCAGCACACCCAAGTAGTGGTTCCTTCACCGATCAGGATGTTGAATCGGGAAGACACATCAACAGACCAGGCACTGCACCAGCCATCTTTAGGAGTGCTAGG GGAAGAGTAAATCATCAACAGCTTAAGACCTTCATTCTGAGGCCAACGAACAGCAATTCTGCTCCTTATTCATCTCCAGTGGTGTCACCCCCATCATCGCCAAGGGATACCCCAATGCCTTCCAG AACTAGATCTCCTTTGTCGCCCCAATTCAGCTCTGACATTGTAAAAGAACCGTCAGTAAAATTGTCCTCAAGAGTAGCAAAAGACAAAGTCATTCCTCATGAAACCATCAGAGAGGTCGAGACGAGCGGTAGAAATGCCGAAATTACTGATAACACAGATTCAGGAGAGAAACTAACTCCACATGAGTTGCTCAAAGATGCTTCTCCCTCAGAGATGGAGGAGATACTTGAGaaccaaaaaaaagaagaggCTCTTTTAGAAGAACAACATGAACTCTTGCAGAAGAAGCTTCTTCATGATTACGATAATTACGTGAGTGAACTGGGCTCTTCACAGCAAAAGAAGCTTGATGTAGAAATTGTTAATGGAACCGTCACGTTAATGAACGATGCGGAAAAGAGTTGGAAACCTGTGCAACAAGCTCAGGAAAGTAGGAAGACTGTGCAGGCGTCCCCAGTCGGGACTTACGATCTTTCTACCTCTGATGTAATACCAAGTTATTCAATCATGTATTCGCCAG CTAACGGTCACGTGAGAAGCCGATCGGACAACAGCCTTCAGCGATCGAGTGCCAGTTCAGGGAAACACTTTAGACATTCGACGGCGCCGTACAATTA TCCACAGGAGGTTATCAAAGTTGACGCCGTCCTTGGACTTGTAACTCCCATCGGTGCACAAATGGAACACGACCGGGAAAGG GTGATAAAAGAGCAAATATTTCCATCAGGACACAGACAGCCCGTTATAAGAGTTCCATCTACAATACCACCAAATGCTCAATCACACTTCCCTGTTAGTGAGGGATCATCAAGCACATTAGACAGTCCTATGACGAATTTTGAATCAAGGAATGTTCCAGGCGACTTGTCTCTAAATGAGCAGGAAATTCCAGCTAATGAGAATTCTTCTTCCCG ACCGGCCGCGGAGAATTCTGAAAGCAAATCAATGGAACTTAAAGTTAGGGAACCGAAGCTTACCCCTGAGAGAAACCCTAGGGATTACACCGTACACTTTCCACAAGAGAAGTCGCAAGAGCCTGCTGTAACGAAGAGCTACAAGATATCAGGACCAGTTACACCCGATACCATCAGATATCA GTGGACTGACGACGGGTTTGGTCACAGAACATACCTCAAGAGACTTAAAAAACA GTCCCCGACGTCTCCACGTGGTGGAGGAAAGCAAACCACGATCCAGTCTCAGGTCACAATGCCAACCGGCACTCGGTCTTTGGACAAAAGGACCCTGGCATCTCTTGTGCTGGTCAAACATCTGGGTGAAGCGGATAGAAGAAACAT TGACCGCGTAGCACTACCACAGACCGGCAGGCTGATTTACGGACCAACTCATGTGAACGCCACTGCTGACTATAGCTACAATCTGGAATACATGCCAATCTGCCAGCCTGTTGGACCTAGACTGG GAGAGTGCGAGAATCCATCAACAGTCAACTGGTATTTACAAGGAGAGCATGGTCTTTACCGAGAGACATCTAAAGGTCAAACTGGATCCAG TGATGATGCCAAGATTCGCTTCTACGATGTACGGATTCCAAAAGACAAAACGTTGATGGTGGAAGGACACCGTGTCGGTCCAgatgacaaaaagaaagaacctATAGCGTCCTGGCAACAGAAAGGCATCGAATCCCCATCAGCGGGCAGCATAGACAACAGCCATAATAGCGCAATTACTAAAACCAGAG ATACTCTACGGCCCTCGTCGTCGGCTCGGCCGTCCTCACCGCGTCCCTCGTCGTTGGCTCGACCTTCCTCACCGGGTTTCTCGTCAACGGCTCGGCCATCCTCGCCACGCCCTTTGTCGGCTGCTCGTCCGTCTGCGTCGGCCGGTCCTCGTAAGGTGATTCCAATCCCCACTGCTGGTCGTTCCTCCAGGCCCTCATCAGCTCTGAGCGTCTGCAGTTCTCATGATCACGGCTCAAACACTCCAAACTTCACAGTTAGAAGCTTCAATCACTTCTGTTGGGATGAAGAC TATTTATTAACAGAAGACTATATGAGACAGCGAGAAGTCTGGGCAGCGGTTAATATACAAAG GATTTTTCGAGGCTTTATGGCGAGAAGGTATTTGAAAGAATTGAGGGTCGCAGATGTGGAGCGGCAGCGTAAGGCTGCCATTACTCTTCAAAG caactttcgGGGATTTCTTACCCGCAAAAGACAAATGGAACAGAAATTGGATGAGTATACTCCAAGCTCACGTGACTTAGAATGGGCTCGAAAATACAAACAGGATTTGAAGAAGCGAGAAGACGCCAGAAAGCAGAAAAATCAGTACGCTCTTTTTAT ACAAAACAGAGATGCCGAGAAACAAGAGcagcaaataaaacaaatccAAGCTCATCAACATATATTCGA TGTGTTTCATCCGACGCCAGAGGGGCCAAcgaaagcagaaaagaaagctGCTGCTATCACAATACAAAG ATATTTTAGAGGCTGGTTTGTTCGTCGAATGTTATGGAAATCGAAGGAGAAGGTAACAGCATTCAtcagttaa